A part of Chloroflexota bacterium genomic DNA contains:
- a CDS encoding mandelate racemase/muconate lactonizing enzyme family protein — protein sequence MQITEVTPLLADGGWAPYAYVKVATNAGITGYGECTDWRMPYALTGAVRDLGQALEGKNALDIPARMLEMQKLTEQSPGGISQRAIAGIELALIDVKGKAYQVPAYDLIGGKVRDRVRLYWSHCGTYRARWADFLGTPPLRTYDDIEALGREVVDRGYTALKTNILVPGDPPWTQITEVRESIKPTIERARTQLEAFKRGAGDYFDTALDINFWFTTQEAIRIAEGLEDLHMLWLEVDSFEPDSIRQITDSTSLTICSAESVNTYRDYKRFLDIRAMDVAMFDLPWAGMAESLAIAAQAKVQELDVAPHNYYSHLATFMSGHLCATLPHLKIMETDVDACPLRELYVTEQPKIEDGYLVVSDAPGWGTDLDEAAIAANPWRGSKVGTWDDILKRKAR from the coding sequence ATGCAGATCACCGAAGTAACCCCCCTGCTGGCCGATGGCGGCTGGGCGCCGTATGCCTACGTGAAGGTTGCCACCAATGCCGGGATCACCGGCTACGGCGAATGCACCGACTGGCGGATGCCGTACGCGCTGACAGGGGCGGTGCGCGACCTAGGACAGGCTCTGGAGGGCAAGAACGCTCTCGACATCCCCGCCCGCATGCTGGAAATGCAAAAACTCACCGAGCAGTCGCCTGGCGGAATCAGCCAGCGCGCTATCGCCGGGATCGAACTGGCCCTTATCGACGTCAAGGGCAAGGCCTACCAGGTCCCGGCTTACGACCTGATCGGCGGCAAGGTGCGCGACCGGGTGCGGCTCTACTGGTCGCACTGCGGGACTTACCGGGCCCGCTGGGCCGATTTCTTGGGCACTCCCCCGCTCAGGACCTACGACGACATTGAGGCCCTGGGACGCGAGGTGGTCGACCGCGGTTACACGGCGCTGAAGACCAACATCCTTGTTCCCGGAGACCCTCCCTGGACCCAGATCACCGAAGTACGCGAGTCAATCAAACCCACGATCGAACGCGCCCGCACCCAGCTCGAGGCCTTCAAGCGGGGCGCCGGCGACTATTTCGACACCGCCCTGGACATCAATTTCTGGTTCACCACCCAGGAGGCGATCCGCATCGCCGAGGGACTTGAGGACCTGCACATGCTCTGGCTGGAGGTCGACTCGTTCGAGCCGGACTCGATCCGCCAGATCACCGACTCGACTTCGTTGACGATCTGCTCGGCCGAGAGCGTGAACACCTACCGCGACTACAAGCGCTTCCTGGACATTCGGGCGATGGACGTGGCGATGTTCGACCTCCCCTGGGCGGGCATGGCCGAATCGCTGGCGATCGCCGCCCAGGCGAAGGTGCAGGAGTTGGACGTTGCCCCGCACAACTATTACTCCCACCTGGCCACGTTCATGTCCGGCCACCTCTGCGCCACCCTGCCTCATCTGAAGATCATGGAAACCGACGTGGACGCCTGTCCGTTGCGCGAGCTCTACGTGACCGAGCAGCCGAAGATCGAGGACGGCTACCTGGTCGTCTCCGACGCCCCCGGTTGGGGTACCGATTTGGACGAGGCCGCCATCGCCGCCAATCCGTGGCGGGGCAGCAAGGTGGGCACTTGGGACGACATCCTCAAGCGCAAGGCCCGTTAG
- a CDS encoding diacylglycerol kinase family lipid kinase, translating into MDRFVIFNPAAGRGAGARRLPIYRELLDRHLGTYRWASTTAPGEEAALAGAALAGGARLVVAVGGDGTWSQVADRVASSGRSDVDLGLLAAGTGNDFARSLGISYDDPERAVAALAAGRTRRIDVGRVDAEWRRCPRPEAAGAEPWRTAPRHFLNHVGFGFDVAVIDAALRLRFLKGGSLYRAAALQQLFLYRGLHLRASDGTDWNVDGRRLLLTISNGRVFGGGLPIAPDADMEDGLLDACAIADASPLGRARLFGLAVKGRHLGAREVCHRRQRTFTVRHDGPLRYEVDGEVLQTRSGQVRVRAVPGALSVIVP; encoded by the coding sequence ATGGATCGCTTCGTAATCTTCAACCCGGCCGCGGGGCGCGGCGCAGGCGCCCGCCGCCTTCCGATCTACAGGGAACTGCTCGACCGTCACCTGGGGACGTACCGGTGGGCGTCGACGACGGCTCCCGGCGAAGAGGCCGCGCTCGCGGGGGCGGCCCTGGCCGGTGGCGCCCGGCTGGTGGTCGCGGTGGGCGGCGACGGCACGTGGAGCCAGGTTGCCGATCGCGTGGCGTCGAGCGGGCGTTCCGACGTCGACCTCGGATTGTTGGCGGCCGGGACCGGGAATGACTTCGCCAGAAGCCTCGGAATCAGTTACGACGATCCGGAACGCGCGGTGGCGGCGCTGGCCGCCGGCCGGACCCGCCGGATCGACGTGGGCCGGGTGGACGCCGAATGGCGCCGCTGCCCACGGCCGGAGGCGGCGGGCGCGGAACCATGGCGGACGGCGCCCCGTCATTTCCTCAACCACGTGGGGTTCGGCTTCGACGTGGCCGTAATCGACGCCGCCCTCCGCCTGCGCTTCCTGAAAGGCGGGTCGCTGTACCGGGCCGCCGCCCTGCAGCAGCTTTTCTTGTATCGCGGTCTCCACCTGCGGGCCTCAGACGGGACAGACTGGAACGTTGATGGGCGGAGGCTGTTGCTGACGATATCGAACGGCCGCGTTTTTGGCGGCGGCCTGCCGATCGCCCCAGATGCCGACATGGAGGACGGACTGCTGGACGCCTGCGCGATCGCCGATGCTTCCCCGCTGGGTCGAGCCCGTCTTTTCGGCCTGGCCGTCAAGGGCCGACACCTTGGCGCCCGGGAAGTCTGCCACCGCCGGCAGCGAACCTTCACCGTACGGCACGACGGCCCGTTGCGCTATGAGGTTGACGGCGAAGTCCTGCAGACCCGATCCGGCCAGGTCCGCGTTAGGGCGGTACCGGGGGCGTTGTCGGTAATCGTGCCGTAG
- a CDS encoding DUF5069 domain-containing protein — protein MAKMIPLIGSGEVGPLGALHLPRLWLKVTLATAGMLDDEYDECGMGFDQMVLDGLGVDRDAALAYLRGEKPSYPEFEQWVIDQNGGSIDQSVIDASNAAIAGYNHAAETVSAISDAAGANADGAITDAVTLNQLDDWTGLHNSLAG, from the coding sequence ATGGCAAAGATGATTCCGCTGATCGGATCGGGCGAAGTCGGCCCGTTGGGAGCATTGCATCTGCCGCGGCTTTGGCTGAAAGTGACCCTGGCAACCGCCGGGATGCTCGACGACGAGTACGACGAATGCGGAATGGGTTTCGACCAAATGGTGCTGGACGGCCTCGGCGTCGATCGCGACGCGGCCCTGGCCTACCTGCGCGGTGAGAAGCCCTCGTATCCGGAATTCGAGCAGTGGGTGATCGACCAGAACGGCGGCAGCATCGACCAATCGGTAATCGACGCCTCAAACGCGGCGATCGCGGGTTACAACCACGCCGCCGAGACCGTATCGGCGATCTCGGATGCGGCGGGCGCCAACGCTGACGGGGCGATCACCGACGCGGTGACGCTGAACCAGCTCGACGACTGGACCGGTCTGCACAACTCACTGGCCGGCTAG
- a CDS encoding arylsulfatase — protein MMADDMGYSDLGCFGSEISTPNIDALARRGARFTQFYNCARCCPTRASLLTGLYPHEAGVGHMTTDLRIAGYRGYLSRNAVTIAEALRPAGYRTLMSGKWHVGGDYLMSNPDIPSVGSESWPQPTDRGFERFFGTLTGAGSYFSPHTLTEDGEPLEAPEGFYYTDAIADRAVDYIGEYGSGEDPFFLYVAFTAPHWPLHALEEDIERYRGRYREGWEKIRQARHEEQKGMGILDESWPISKRDPGQRDWDAVVNQDWEDARMAVYAAQIDRMDQGVGRIVAKLEQMEIAENTLVMFLSDNGACAEFLKEDGFFEFSPTRTRDGSPMKLGNAESVLPGPENTYMSYDISWANASNSPFRRFKHWTHEGGISTPFIACWPEMIRPGLRVDSPCHLIDVMPTCLAAAGAAYPGTYNDYDVRPLRGQSLLEPFQDARWSRDGPIYWEHEGNQAVRLGQWKLVRRYPGDWELYDLSLDRTEQEDLTASNRARLAELVGLYDGWAPGALVVPWEQIIARDDMAYQRQRLQNTASTQGD, from the coding sequence ATGATGGCGGACGACATGGGCTATTCGGATCTGGGCTGCTTCGGTTCGGAGATTTCCACGCCCAACATCGACGCCCTGGCCCGTCGCGGGGCGCGCTTTACGCAGTTCTACAACTGCGCCCGCTGCTGCCCCACCCGGGCCTCGCTGCTGACCGGTCTTTATCCGCACGAGGCCGGCGTCGGTCACATGACTACCGACCTGCGCATCGCCGGCTACCGCGGCTATCTCTCGCGCAACGCGGTAACGATCGCCGAGGCGCTGCGGCCGGCCGGGTACCGCACCCTGATGTCCGGCAAATGGCACGTCGGCGGCGATTACCTCATGTCCAACCCCGACATCCCTTCGGTCGGATCCGAGAGCTGGCCGCAGCCGACCGACCGCGGATTCGAGCGCTTCTTCGGTACCCTGACCGGGGCCGGCAGTTACTTTAGCCCGCACACCCTGACCGAGGACGGCGAGCCGCTCGAAGCGCCCGAGGGCTTCTACTACACCGATGCGATCGCCGACCGGGCGGTTGACTACATCGGCGAGTACGGTTCCGGCGAGGATCCCTTCTTCCTCTACGTTGCTTTCACCGCCCCGCACTGGCCGCTGCACGCCCTGGAAGAAGACATCGAGCGCTACCGCGGCCGCTACCGCGAGGGTTGGGAAAAGATTCGCCAGGCCCGTCACGAAGAGCAGAAAGGGATGGGCATCCTGGACGAAAGCTGGCCGATCAGCAAGCGCGATCCGGGCCAGCGGGACTGGGACGCTGTGGTCAACCAGGACTGGGAGGACGCCCGCATGGCGGTCTATGCGGCCCAGATCGACCGGATGGACCAGGGCGTCGGACGGATCGTGGCCAAGCTCGAGCAGATGGAGATTGCCGAAAACACCCTGGTGATGTTCCTCTCCGACAACGGCGCCTGCGCCGAGTTCCTCAAGGAGGACGGATTCTTCGAGTTCTCGCCCACCCGCACCCGGGACGGGAGCCCGATGAAACTGGGCAACGCCGAGTCGGTGCTGCCGGGACCTGAAAACACCTACATGAGCTACGACATCTCCTGGGCCAACGCCTCCAACTCTCCGTTCCGGCGCTTCAAGCACTGGACCCACGAAGGCGGAATCTCAACCCCGTTCATCGCCTGCTGGCCGGAGATGATCCGTCCCGGACTGCGTGTCGACTCGCCCTGCCACCTCATCGACGTGATGCCGACCTGCCTGGCCGCCGCCGGGGCCGCCTATCCCGGCACCTACAACGATTACGACGTCCGTCCGTTGCGCGGGCAGAGCCTGTTGGAGCCGTTCCAGGATGCCCGTTGGAGCCGCGACGGGCCGATCTACTGGGAACACGAGGGCAACCAGGCGGTGCGCCTGGGGCAGTGGAAGCTGGTCCGCCGCTACCCCGGCGACTGGGAGCTTTACGACCTCTCGCTGGACCGCACAGAGCAGGAGGACCTGACCGCCAGCAATCGGGCCCGGCTTGCCGAGCTGGTCGGTCTCTACGACGGGTGGGCGCCCGGCGCGCTGGTCGTTCCCTGGGAGCAGATCATCGCCCGCGACGACATGGCCTATCAGCGTCAGCGCCTCCAGAACACCGCTTCCACCCAGGGGGATTAG
- a CDS encoding arylsulfatase — MTETRPGNGPRTAGAGARPNVILIMADDMGFSDIGCFGSEIATPNLDSLAGGGMRLSQFYNYARCCPTRASLLTGLYPHEAGIGHMIINLGTAPYQGYLNRNCLTLAEALKPAGYSAYMAGKWHVGGDYPFRTWRQEMRMGEPDHPTPRQRGFDRYFGILTGGASFFDPHTLLRDDELCEIDYPNFYLTDAIADESAKYVREHVADDPYLLYVAFTAPHFPLHAPAEDVERYRGRYRIGWDELRRRRHEELNGMGILSETWEISPRDPEAPAWEDVPDQDWEDSRMAVYAAMVDRMDQGIGKILDAVRASGQWDNTLIIFLSDNGGSAEFLSEDGVADQHPRRTRDGRPIEIGNEIGRIPGPETTCLSYDLPWSNASCTPFRFYKHYVHEGGISTPFIAHWPAVIEPGSIDHQPAWVGDFMPTFLEAAGASYPRERGGEEIKPLRGESFLPALSGNSIGRQRPIFFEHESNRAVRDGNWKLVSRHPGNWELFDMDADRTELQDLAAANPRQVDVMAAAHAEWSRELGVREWEELISMPQAGRLRSWQEDDKERLRRAAESRPD, encoded by the coding sequence ATGACCGAAACCCGGCCCGGCAACGGCCCGCGAACCGCGGGCGCGGGAGCCCGTCCCAACGTGATCCTGATCATGGCCGACGACATGGGCTTCTCCGACATCGGCTGCTTCGGCTCCGAAATAGCCACTCCCAACCTGGACTCGCTGGCGGGGGGCGGGATGCGGTTATCGCAGTTCTACAACTACGCCCGCTGCTGCCCGACGCGGGCCTCGCTGCTCACCGGTCTTTACCCGCACGAGGCCGGGATCGGGCACATGATCATCAACCTGGGCACGGCGCCCTACCAGGGCTACCTGAATCGGAATTGCCTCACCCTAGCCGAGGCCCTCAAGCCGGCTGGGTATTCGGCTTACATGGCCGGCAAGTGGCACGTCGGCGGCGACTATCCGTTCCGGACCTGGCGCCAGGAGATGCGGATGGGCGAACCCGATCATCCCACCCCGCGCCAGCGTGGATTCGACCGCTACTTCGGAATCCTGACCGGCGGGGCCAGCTTCTTCGACCCGCACACCCTGCTGCGTGACGACGAGCTCTGCGAGATCGACTACCCGAATTTCTACCTGACCGACGCGATAGCCGACGAGTCGGCCAAATACGTGCGCGAGCACGTCGCCGATGACCCGTATCTGCTCTACGTTGCGTTTACCGCCCCGCACTTTCCGTTGCACGCCCCCGCAGAGGACGTGGAGCGCTACCGGGGCCGCTACCGGATCGGCTGGGACGAGCTGCGAAGGCGGCGTCACGAGGAACTCAACGGGATGGGAATCCTGTCCGAGACCTGGGAAATCTCGCCGCGCGATCCCGAGGCCCCGGCCTGGGAAGACGTGCCCGACCAGGACTGGGAGGATTCGCGCATGGCCGTCTACGCTGCTATGGTCGACCGCATGGACCAGGGAATCGGCAAGATCCTGGACGCGGTGCGCGCTTCCGGTCAGTGGGACAACACCCTGATCATCTTTCTGTCCGATAACGGCGGCAGCGCCGAATTCCTTTCCGAGGACGGGGTGGCAGACCAACACCCGCGGCGAACCCGCGACGGTCGCCCAATTGAAATCGGCAATGAAATAGGTCGTATCCCCGGCCCGGAGACCACCTGCCTGAGCTACGACCTGCCCTGGTCGAACGCGTCCTGCACGCCTTTCCGCTTCTACAAGCACTACGTCCACGAGGGCGGGATTTCAACTCCGTTCATTGCCCATTGGCCGGCGGTGATCGAGCCCGGTTCGATCGACCATCAACCGGCCTGGGTCGGGGACTTTATGCCAACTTTCCTTGAAGCAGCCGGCGCCAGCTATCCGCGGGAGCGCGGCGGGGAAGAGATCAAACCGCTGCGCGGAGAGAGCTTCCTGCCGGCCCTGTCCGGGAATTCGATCGGTCGACAGCGCCCGATCTTCTTCGAGCATGAATCCAATCGTGCGGTGCGCGACGGCAACTGGAAACTGGTGAGCCGCCACCCCGGCAATTGGGAGCTGTTCGACATGGATGCCGATCGCACCGAGTTGCAGGATCTTGCCGCCGCCAACCCCCGACAAGTCGACGTGATGGCCGCCGCCCACGCCGAATGGTCACGCGAATTGGGAGTACGCGAATGGGAAGAGCTCATATCAATGCCCCAGGCAGGGCGCTTGCGCAGCTGGCAGGAAGACGATAAGGAGCGACTTCGCCGCGCTGCCGAGTCGCGGCCCGACTGA